A window of the Ipomoea triloba cultivar NCNSP0323 chromosome 14, ASM357664v1 genome harbors these coding sequences:
- the LOC116003661 gene encoding formin-like protein 1, protein MPQLTSILLPLFIFSCSLSCAAHNRRVLHQPFLPLDSKPPLPAPPSPPPTPTTPSTSDGNAPFFPSFPLPPPPPSPKAFASFPANISSLIVPRPQPEKPVSSKLVGTAISCVAAAVIFILIAVLIHRRKRRRNNSNRSNSSSDSKTHRSDYSTRLSYFNNGGSGGNRRIPKLPMPSRPSSEFLYLGTMVNSHGGIESSHNPQNPRSGSISTSTGTSLKLESPELRPLAPLHGESFERNYGNTELGSEADEEDDVFYSPKGSLGDRESSIGTGSASRRAFSAVEVENFEPSGPSSSSSSSSSGSGSPKKSVSLSISPPVSLSPNRLRPKSPESVTILTAPPRQLPPPPPPPPVYVAHWVYARESESPSPASSSSPERASRRSLDSSPGTSGIWDQSLKSPLLRLGNHYMESPARITSTHLESPLRITIAGTESPDRSSFSTESPVRIVNSVRQNIPIFAPPPPPPPPPPPPPSKQLETPKTPSIIKPQKLVSEPPALVTLRPIEMESPPLISPMQLPPNSDCNAQNVEGCTTESVEKNEEMLKPKLKPLHWDKVRASSDRETVWDQLKSSSFKVNEEMIETLFVANAPNSNSNPKETTQRRVLPSASQENRVLDPKKAQNIAILLRALNVTIEEVCEALLEGNVDALGTELLEGLMKMAPSKEDERKLKEYTDDSPFKLGPAEKFLKAVLDIPFAFKRIDAMLYISNFDTEINYLKKSFETLEAACEELRSCRMFLKLLEAVLKTGNRMNIGTNRGDAHAFKLDTLLKLVDVKGADGKTTLLHFVVQEIIRSEGARLATANQNEKTTSNDDAKHRRLGLQVVSSLSSELKNVKKAAAMDSEVLHSDVLKLSKGISNIAEVVQLNEAKVLNESSTHKFSESMNRFTKTAEEEIIRLQAQESVAISLVKEITEYFHGNSAKEEAHPFRIFMVVRDFLVILDRVCNEVGMINERTIVSSAHKFPVPVNPMLHPVTGGGFPGRLQLSSSDDSS, encoded by the exons CATTGTGCCGCGCCCCCAGCCGGAGAAGCCGGTTTCGTCGAAGCTCGTTGGGACTGCTATCTCGTGCGTGGCCGCGGCGGTTATTTTTATCCTGATCGCCGTCTTGATTCATCGCCGGAAGCGGAGGAGGAATAATTCGAATCGTTCTAATTCTTCCAGTGACTCGAAAACGCATAGATCCGATTACAGTACCCGATTGAGTTACTTCAATAATGGAGGGAGTGGCGGGAATCGCCGCATTCCGAAGCTACCGATGCCGTCTCGACCTAGCTCCGAGTTTCTGTACTTGGGCACTATGGTCAATTCACATGGAGGAATCGAATCGTCGCACAATCCGCAAAACCCTCGTAGCGGCAGTATCTCCACCAGCACGGGAACGTCGCTAAAATTGGAGTCTCCGGAGCTCCGCCCGCTAGCGCCGCTTCACGGTGAGAGCTTTGAGCGCAATTACGGGAATACGGAGCTTGGCTCCGAAGCCGACGAAGAAGATGACGTTTTTTATTCTCCGAAAGGATCGTTGGGAGATAGAGAGAGCTCGATCGGAACTGGATCGGCTTCCAGGAGAGCATTCTCCGCCGTTGAGGTCGAGAATTTCGAACCGTCCGGcccgtcttcttcttcttcttcttcttcttcgggcTCGGGCTCGCCCAAGAAGTCAGTGTCTCTGAGCATTTCCCCGCCGGTGAGTTTGAGCCCTAACAGGTTAAGGCCCAAATCACCTGAATCGGTTACTATTCTGACTGCTCCTCCACGTCAgcttcctcctcctccgccgcccCCGCCGGTCTACGTGGCACATTGGGTGTATGCGAGAGAATCTGAGTCACCTTCGCCAGCTAGCTCATCCTCGCCGGAGAGGGCTTCGAGAAGAAGCCTAGATTCGTCTCCTGGAACTTCAGGCATTTGGGATCAGAGCTTAAAATCGCCTCTTCTTAGACTCGGCAACCATTATATGGAGTCTCCAGCGAGAATCACGAGTACACATTTGGAATCTCCTTTGAGAATTACCATCGCCGGTACGGAATCTCCGGATAGAAGCAGCTTTAGTACGGAATCTCCGGTGAGAATCGTCAATTCTGTGCGGCAGAATATCCCAATTTTTGCTCCTCCGCCACCTCCACCGCCGCCCCCGCCTCCTCCTCCAAGTAAACAGTTGGAAACTCCAAAGACTCCTAGCATTATTAAGCCTCAAAAACTAGTATCTGAACCCCCAGCTCTAGTGACTCTAAGGCCCATTGAAATGGAGAGTCCACCATTGATTTCTCCAATGCAGTTGCCTCCTAATTCAGACTGTAATGCACAGAATGTTGAAGGCTGTACTACTGAGAGTGTAGAGAAGAATGAGGAGATGCTGAAACCGAAATTGAAACCATTGCACTGGGATAAAGTTAGAGCAAGTTCAGATCGCGAAACCGTGTGGGATCAACTGAAATCAAGCTCATTTAA GGTGAATGAGGAGATGATTGAGACACTCTTTGTTGCAAATGCtccaaattcaaattcaaatccaAAGGAAACAACCCAACGCCGAGTTCTTCCTTCAGCTAGCCAAGAAAACAGGGTTCTTGATCCAAAGAAGGCACAGAACATTGCAATTTTGTTGAGGGCGCTAAATGTCACCATTGAGGAAGTATGTGAAGCTCTTTTAGAAG GCAATGTTGATGCCCTTGGGACTGAACTTCTTGAGGGCTTGATGAAAATGGCTCCATCTAAAGAGGATGAGCGTAAGCTTAAAGAATACACAGATGATTCGCCATTCAAACTTGGGCCGGCTGAGAAATTTCTTAAGGCAGTGCTAGACATACCTTTTGCGTTCAAAAGAATAGATGCAATGCTCTACATTTCAAATTTTGACACCGAGATCAACTACCTCAAAAAGTCATTTGAAACTCTTGAG GCTGCATGCGAAGAGTTGAGGAGCTGCAGGATGTTCTTAAAGCTTCTGGAGGCCGTTCTGAAGACTGGGAACCGCATGAATATTGGGACAAATCGCGGAGATGCACATGCGTTCAAGCTCGATACTCTCCTCAAGCTCGTTGATGTCAAGGGGGCTGATGGGAAGACAACTCTCTTGCATTTTGTTGTTCAGGAGATAATAAGAAGTGAAGGTGCCCGTCTTGCTACAGCAAACCAAAATGAAAAGACAACTTCAAATGATGATGCAAAGCACCGGAGGCTTGGCCTCCAAGTTGTCTCCAGCCTCAGTTCAGAGCTAAAAAATGTGAAGAAAGCTGCTGCCATGGACTCAGAAGTCCTCCATAGCGATGTCTTAAAGCTCTCTAAAGGGATTTCTAACATTGCAGAGGTTGTACAGTTGAATGAAGCTAAGGTATTGAATGAAAGTAGCACCCACAAGTTTTCCGAATCAATGAACAGGTTTACAAAAACGGCAGAGGAGGAGATTATAAGGCTCCAAGCGCAAGAAAGTGTAGCTATATCTCTAGTCAAGGAAATAACCGAGTACTTCCACGGGAATTCAGCCAAAGAAGAGGCACACCCCTTCAGAATCTTCATGGTGGTGAGGGACTTCCTAGTGATTCTCGATCGTGTGTGTAATGAAGTCGGAATGATAAATGAGAGAACAATAGTGAGTTCAGCACATAAGTTTCCAGTTCCAGTAAATCCCATGCTGCATCCGGTTACTGGTGGAGGATTCCCCGGGAGACTGCAGCTCAGCTCCTCTGATGATAGCTCTTAG